In Streptomyces europaeiscabiei, a single genomic region encodes these proteins:
- a CDS encoding TfuA-like protein: MIHVFVGPTLPRSEPLLTAPEVRPRPPVRHGDLFPESVPDGDTVVIIDGVYHQAPALRHKEILAAMGRGVQVIGAASIGALRAAELALHGMLGVGNIYTAYVRGEIEGDDEVAVGQAPDWGADGLTWPVVNLWHVLKMADAAGVLGIERGAELLEALREVYYPQRTAAAVRAVCRRHGEREFARWLDEQRADDRHFGDLKRTDALAAVRTALRGPAPRTNAGPPMWRTPHFLRWSNAFARSRVDGLDLSTEDRLIYQQVYAPTFGTTWTAYLEHRSMHPERGPGLPLGTRLGYVTGGGLAAHQVFHPALDLRDEETVALLLAEETPEDRQAVARYAEALDRARRSVAGFSTAAVCSGLTGRTLRQVWGCPAEEFDAEASARGLVCGARAVEAAKRLMPGFMDEQREAARDGR, from the coding sequence GTGATCCATGTATTCGTCGGGCCGACCCTGCCACGGTCCGAGCCGTTACTGACCGCGCCGGAGGTACGGCCCCGCCCGCCGGTGCGGCACGGCGACCTGTTCCCCGAATCGGTCCCCGACGGCGACACCGTGGTGATCATCGACGGTGTGTATCACCAGGCCCCCGCGTTGCGGCACAAGGAGATCCTGGCCGCGATGGGCCGGGGGGTGCAGGTGATCGGTGCGGCGAGTATCGGCGCCCTGCGGGCCGCCGAGCTCGCGCTGCACGGGATGCTCGGTGTCGGCAACATCTACACCGCCTACGTGCGCGGCGAGATCGAAGGAGACGACGAGGTCGCGGTGGGGCAGGCCCCGGACTGGGGGGCGGACGGGCTGACCTGGCCGGTGGTCAACCTCTGGCACGTTCTGAAGATGGCGGACGCGGCCGGGGTCCTGGGCATCGAGCGGGGCGCCGAGTTGTTGGAGGCCCTGCGCGAGGTCTACTACCCGCAGCGCACCGCGGCGGCCGTGAGGGCCGTGTGCCGGCGCCACGGTGAGAGGGAGTTCGCCCGGTGGCTGGACGAGCAGCGCGCTGACGACCGGCATTTCGGCGACCTCAAGCGCACCGACGCCCTGGCCGCCGTGCGCACGGCCCTGCGCGGTCCGGCGCCCAGGACCAACGCCGGGCCGCCGATGTGGCGGACGCCGCACTTCCTCCGCTGGTCAAACGCCTTTGCCCGCAGCCGCGTTGACGGACTGGACCTGTCCACCGAGGACCGCCTGATCTATCAGCAGGTGTACGCCCCGACGTTCGGCACGACGTGGACGGCCTACCTCGAACACCGCTCGATGCATCCCGAGCGCGGGCCGGGCCTGCCGCTCGGAACGCGGCTGGGGTACGTCACCGGCGGGGGCCTGGCCGCCCATCAGGTGTTCCACCCGGCGCTCGACCTGCGCGACGAGGAGACCGTGGCCCTGTTGCTGGCCGAGGAGACCCCCGAGGACCGCCAGGCCGTCGCTCGGTATGCCGAGGCCCTCGACCGGGCCCGCCGCAGCGTGGCCGGTTTCTCGACCGCAGCGGTGTGCAGCGGGCTCACCGGCCGGACGCTGCGGCAGGTCTGGGGGTGCCCGGCTGAGGAGTTCGACGCCGAGGCGTCCGCCCGCGGACTCGTCTGCGGGGCTCGCGCTGTCGAGGCGGCGAAGCGGCTGATGCCCGGATTCATGGATGAGCAGAGGGAGGCGGCCCGTGACGGGCGATGA
- a CDS encoding ATP-binding protein, with protein sequence MLRLAWMKGRTETVTVTGVDVLRVTTSVGVKALAILMQRGIPLGPVLHTDPRKAVEILVPAGTAKTWPHLPLTRCIAGAAVRPPAPDVTTLKGRRTDGRCWFVPPGGEETTTDPAALAEAISDVQAEFGWAGHDRDDNPETMAGRLEEGPVDECDDVAAAVVQDRSDTRPVFTTEPGAEASTAPLVPYLGVTWTLDGRDPRTPAEARHQVAEGCRLWRVPMVVADDLTLIVSELATNAVMHTASSEIEVSLYLTGEQVSVAVTDQSAYRTLTARQARADAEGGRGLVLVEALATRWETLPTACGTAVRAHLDLPSEHRQPPHTHEDASDAGH encoded by the coding sequence ATGTTGCGCCTGGCTTGGATGAAGGGCCGCACGGAGACGGTCACCGTCACGGGCGTGGATGTCCTGAGGGTGACGACGAGTGTCGGCGTAAAGGCTCTCGCGATCTTGATGCAGCGGGGCATACCGCTCGGCCCGGTGCTGCACACAGACCCCCGCAAGGCCGTCGAGATCCTCGTACCGGCCGGGACGGCAAAGACCTGGCCCCACCTGCCGCTCACCAGGTGCATCGCCGGGGCGGCAGTCCGGCCGCCCGCGCCCGATGTCACCACCCTGAAGGGCCGCCGTACGGACGGCCGTTGCTGGTTCGTGCCGCCGGGCGGCGAGGAGACGACCACCGACCCCGCCGCACTGGCCGAGGCGATCAGCGATGTGCAAGCCGAGTTCGGTTGGGCCGGACACGACCGGGACGACAACCCGGAGACCATGGCCGGCCGCCTGGAAGAGGGACCAGTGGACGAGTGCGACGACGTGGCTGCGGCGGTGGTCCAGGACCGGAGCGACACCCGGCCCGTTTTCACGACCGAGCCGGGAGCGGAGGCGTCGACGGCGCCGCTGGTGCCGTATCTCGGGGTGACGTGGACGCTCGACGGCCGGGACCCGCGCACGCCCGCCGAGGCCCGCCACCAGGTTGCCGAGGGATGCCGTCTGTGGCGGGTCCCGATGGTGGTGGCCGACGACCTCACGCTGATCGTGTCCGAACTCGCGACCAACGCGGTGATGCACACGGCGAGTTCCGAGATCGAGGTGAGCCTCTACCTCACCGGCGAGCAGGTCTCCGTGGCCGTGACCGACCAGAGCGCCTACCGGACGCTGACGGCCCGCCAGGCCCGAGCGGACGCCGAAGGCGGCCGGGGGCTCGTGCTGGTCGAGGCCCTGGCGACCCGGTGGGAGACCCTCCCCACGGCCTGCGGCACCGCCGTCCGGGCCCACCTCGACCTTCCCTCAGAGCACCGCCAGCCCCCCCACACCCACGAGGACGCTTCCGATGCAGGTCACTGA
- a CDS encoding helix-turn-helix domain-containing protein, producing the protein MARGLRLEDVAAHLGCSEGRVSRLETGNGRATLRPEELEKLCDLFQVTEERQRQMLLGMLSYALQPGWWDAYREVLPSGLEVYFGLETEAQAEHAWEPVLIHGLLQTADYARAVLSGHPGNRLHDVAALVAARTKRQELLTREDRDPLELWAILDEQVIRRPVGGSDVMRAQILHLVEVAALPNVTLQIMPVAKGVHAGLGGAFSILDFQDSDPVIYIDSPAGNLYMEKKSDVRHFGASFDLLKAEALDPDDSTALLQRVAEES; encoded by the coding sequence ATGGCCCGTGGCCTTCGGCTGGAGGACGTGGCTGCCCATCTCGGTTGTTCCGAAGGGCGCGTGAGCCGCCTGGAGACCGGGAACGGGCGGGCAACGCTCCGGCCCGAAGAGCTGGAAAAGCTGTGCGACCTCTTCCAGGTCACCGAGGAACGCCAACGGCAAATGCTCCTCGGCATGCTCTCGTACGCCCTCCAGCCTGGTTGGTGGGACGCGTACCGCGAGGTACTGCCGAGCGGGCTGGAGGTCTATTTCGGGCTGGAGACCGAAGCTCAGGCGGAACACGCGTGGGAGCCGGTGCTGATCCATGGCCTGCTGCAAACCGCGGACTACGCGCGGGCTGTCCTGTCCGGTCACCCGGGCAACCGGCTGCACGACGTCGCGGCCCTCGTGGCGGCCCGGACCAAGCGGCAGGAACTGCTCACCCGGGAGGACCGGGACCCCCTCGAACTGTGGGCCATCCTCGACGAACAGGTCATCCGCCGCCCCGTCGGCGGTTCGGACGTCATGCGAGCCCAGATCCTCCACCTGGTCGAGGTGGCCGCCCTCCCGAACGTGACACTTCAGATCATGCCGGTGGCCAAAGGAGTGCACGCCGGCCTCGGCGGCGCGTTCTCGATCCTCGATTTCCAGGACAGTGACCCTGTCATCTACATCGACAGTCCGGCCGGGAACCTCTACATGGAGAAGAAGAGCGACGTCAGGCACTTCGGCGCGTCGTTCGACCTCCTCAAAGCCGAAGCCCTCGATCCCGACGATTCAACGGCGCTGCTGCAACGCGTCGCAGAGGAGAGCTGA
- a CDS encoding DUF397 domain-containing protein, with the protein MTGDEYLTDLDWFKASASSGTGGCLEVAFLPDGRVALRDNEDLTKLPHVVSRHVWACFLDGAANGEFNPPSTD; encoded by the coding sequence ATGACCGGCGACGAGTACCTAACGGATCTGGACTGGTTCAAGGCCTCTGCGTCCTCGGGTACCGGCGGATGCCTCGAAGTCGCCTTCCTACCGGATGGCCGCGTGGCACTGCGCGATAACGAAGACCTGACCAAGCTCCCGCACGTCGTATCTCGGCACGTCTGGGCGTGCTTCCTGGACGGGGCCGCAAACGGAGAGTTCAACCCGCC
- a CDS encoding YcaO-like family protein translates to MTGDDDMVALPGTLRARRPEETWRALAPYLPGFGITRVARLTGLDCIGLPVWTAIRPDSLTLSTSQGKGLTDDLAKLSAVMEAVELWHVEQPLPVVAAGPVAEVAPDCPVAALPLTVPHSADALARIVWEWTPGTRVLSGTTALVPVDLVRRRAQRPDWTPDLLRATSTGLACGNTRDEALLHALYEVVERDVLHRDGQASGRNRRLIAPHTIGDTDGREVIDRLTDAGMDVELALVDGPYGLPVCVAYLWSEDHPHVFAGGGCHTSPGIAATRALTEAAQSRVTAIAGTRDDLPSDSPDFNIPPHRPATPQARVPWPQATAHLTPPGGGFADHIKNVAERIETVTGHEPVALDLSAPGLPVHAVQAVCPGTRSRIRRAMPR, encoded by the coding sequence GTGACGGGCGATGACGACATGGTGGCCCTGCCCGGCACCCTGCGGGCCCGGCGGCCCGAGGAGACATGGCGGGCCCTGGCCCCGTACCTGCCAGGGTTCGGGATCACCCGTGTGGCCCGGCTGACCGGACTGGATTGCATCGGACTACCGGTGTGGACGGCGATCCGGCCCGACTCCCTGACCCTGAGTACCTCCCAGGGCAAGGGCCTTACCGACGACCTGGCGAAACTGTCGGCGGTCATGGAGGCCGTCGAGCTGTGGCACGTGGAGCAGCCACTGCCGGTCGTCGCGGCCGGCCCGGTCGCCGAGGTCGCCCCGGACTGCCCCGTCGCCGCGCTGCCGCTGACCGTGCCTCATAGCGCGGATGCCCTGGCCCGGATCGTGTGGGAGTGGACCCCCGGCACCCGCGTGCTCAGCGGGACGACCGCACTGGTGCCGGTCGATCTGGTCCGCCGCCGAGCCCAGCGGCCGGACTGGACCCCTGATCTCCTGCGGGCGACCAGCACCGGCCTGGCCTGCGGCAACACCCGCGACGAGGCCCTGTTGCACGCCCTGTACGAGGTAGTCGAGCGCGACGTGTTGCACCGGGACGGGCAAGCCAGCGGACGGAATCGGAGGCTGATCGCCCCCCACACCATCGGGGACACCGACGGCCGAGAGGTGATCGACCGGCTCACGGACGCCGGGATGGACGTGGAACTTGCGCTTGTCGACGGCCCGTACGGGCTGCCGGTGTGCGTGGCCTACCTGTGGTCGGAGGACCATCCGCACGTGTTCGCCGGCGGCGGGTGCCACACCAGCCCCGGCATCGCGGCCACCCGGGCACTGACCGAGGCCGCACAATCCCGCGTGACCGCCATCGCCGGCACCCGCGACGACCTGCCCAGCGACAGCCCCGACTTCAACATCCCGCCGCACCGGCCAGCGACACCTCAGGCACGTGTGCCGTGGCCGCAGGCGACAGCCCACCTCACCCCGCCCGGCGGCGGGTTCGCCGACCACATCAAGAACGTGGCCGAGCGGATCGAAACCGTCACCGGACACGAGCCGGTGGCCCTGGACCTGTCCGCGCCGGGCCTGCCCGTCCACGCCGTGCAGGCCGTCTGCCCCGGTACCCGCTCACGGATCAGGAGGGCGATGCCCCGATGA